One genomic region from Lycorma delicatula isolate Av1 chromosome 1, ASM4794821v1, whole genome shotgun sequence encodes:
- the LOC142324946 gene encoding uncharacterized protein LOC142324946 isoform X2 gives MKMDLQNSILQAIQQIPGNTKAEKLKFICQKADEIAVKSKGWESIPDALNLLVTAEVAKKLRKTELIIKALNSEDSFVIQRLLFISDLFEDEFSPLLQFDFFYQAILSNAPLKIRTKVIKKVAADLTGKNTKLGQEFFLGVTRTYGVKSALPLLIACSEEFMYEQIIKHRIILSRDFVTKLYTNHPYVVLEYLKLSKCEKNSRSRKLHDVRIQDYAAFLPLLIKNHFSEFLNFCETEHFHERLDFYKDDLRLSKKKTKLFLRKGTRELKLKPDVYLDILDLETVTIQLKSEDFEVIIRGIFPKEIQDFNVNKILNLLEYYPTESKVHLIRSIFSEIYGDDLYNHPDKITDKFLFLLPTDDRIKQARLKLAEDCCQFSDCENSWKCYLSVEEVIPEIKIQISKCSGEWERANLLEEMIFVCKVNNDNAALLDVLEYFVQRHKNESKQFFCQVLQKLSELYDLVKLGETHWKVLNDFIKRLEVKSYFSCISIIIEDSIHYSIDHNLPVEENITLYIKCYFAKQLHGWTILKSYPNHERLCLEKFLDMLRILYPDDNKIWNKHKENALEQLISSICDFNYRNKKNNSVSQIDIKDNPWLMRNIESVLKSENQAVTLKNTLRKLDFVLYNFLVINNDCTNIIVYDAEIIMILKKDYMRILKNWQRYLEDVICHIYNRGTKNFIKAVRWYKDIPINFVEHSLKLFHKNKTYKTLIVLGYLLEGPLFEKVVDPLLPEKPIIDTDKDDSREEYEIVCDSLKGSKKCNPPVSFNIFKNLCSGDYFPEVVKVMDSVARKSSVNKVINFAEYLMEQRVSVKKHGFRLVCLLIPLDQKCSFLLHSWNSERHRSIRRTLLPIIKQIFIETPNEQTWNLMQACFQDETVDEEDALNNLTILMGVCDEYVVPYIKQAITKFEHLEDPPSYPKSKELIKRILSNIDSTFDEILPEEFQLDLLKKHFFEAGLASGITELKSDFIFHVYLKNKSLAHRLSFFTEYLVHFVKSNFNKTDPKNLMSYPARKLMHNLIIDYTIQVAKGYNYPQLTKILKESFDQVMQPVDDPMGFLSLIWIERFEEAENLTHFGKIVGETLDSLIAIFDEELTLMIAVSLYDTLCLLLSYNRKKEDVCVQFLEGIMEVKTVHSYLIATELFFKNKYFISYSKQCAIFEKLSDFSSPVVKTAINRYGL, from the coding sequence ATGAAAATGGATCTTCAGAATTCCATTCTTCAGGCTATTCAACAGATACCTGGTAATACAAAAGCAGAAAAACttaaattcatttgtcaaaaagCAGATGAAATAGCTGTTAAAAGCAAAGGTTGGGAATCAATTCCTGATGCTCTTAACCTTCTTGTTACTGCAGAAGTTGCAAAGAAATTGAGAAAAACTGAACTTATAATTAAAGCATTGAACTCTGAGGATAGTTTTGTCATTCAACGGTTATTGTTCATTAGTGATTTATTTGAAGATGAATTCAGCCCTCTTTTACAGTTTGACTTCTTCTATCAAGCAATATTATCAAATGCACCTCTCAAGATTCGCACAAAAGTCATAAAAAAAGTTGCAGCAGATCTAACTGGTAAAAACACTAAACTTggacaagaattttttttgggaGTCACTAGAACTTATGGTGTAAAGTCTGCTTTACCACTTTTAATAGCATGCAGTGAAGAATTTATGTATGAACAAATTATTAAGCACAGAATAATTTTATCTAGAGATTTTGTTACGAAGTTGTATACTAATCACCCATATGTTGTGTTAGAATATTTAAAGTTGagcaaatgtgaaaaaaatagcAGGTCTCGGAAATTACATGATGTCAGAATACAAGACTATGCAGCTTTCCTTCCATTGCTtatcaaaaatcattttagtGAATTTCTGAACTTTTGTGAAACAGAACATTTTCATGAAAGACTTGATTTTTATAAGGATGACTTAAGActtagtaaaaagaaaacaaaactgtttCTTAGGAAAGGAACTAGAGAGTTAAAACTTAAACCAGATGTATATCTGGATATTTTGGATCTAGAAACAGTTACAAtacaattaaaatcagaagatttTGAAGTAATTATTCGTGGAATATTTCCTAAAGAAATACAAgactttaatgttaataaaattctaaatctgCTCGAGTATTATCCGACTGAATCAAAAGTACATTTAATTAGATCAATTTTCAGTGAGATTTATGGGGATGACCTATACAATCATCCTGATAAAATAacagacaaatttctgtttttacttccAACTGATGACCGCATTAAGCAAGCTCGATTAAAACTTGCAGAGGATTGTTGCCAATTTTCTGATTGTGAGAATTCATGGAAATGTTATTTGTCTGTTGAAGAGGTCAttcctgaaataaaaattcagatttcgAAGTGTTCTGGTGAATGGGAACGTGCTAATTTACTTGAagaaatgatttttgtttgtaaGGTAAATAATGACAATGCAGCACTATTAGACGTACTTGAGTACTTTGTTCAGAGACATAAGAATGAATCGAAACAATTCTTTTGCCAAGTTTTGCAAAAACTTTCTGAATTATATGATCTGGTTAAGTTGGGTGAAACTCACTGGAAAGTGTTAAATGACTTTATCAAGAGATTAGAAGTTAAGTCATATTTTTCATGCATTTCAATCATTATAGAAGATTCTATACATTATTCTATTGACCATAATTTACCAGTTGAAGAGAACATAACACTTTACATAAAGTGTTATTTTGCAAAGCAACTTCATGGTTGGACTATATTAAAATCATATCCTAATCATGAAAGATTATGCTTGGAGAAATTCTTAGATATGCTAAGAATCTTGTATCCTGATGATAATAAGATATGGAATAAACATAAGGAAAATGCTTTAGAACAGTTGATTTCTAgtatttgtgattttaattatagaaataaaaaaaataatagtgtaagTCAAATTGATATAAAGGATAATCCGTGGCTAATGAGGAATATTGAATCAGTTTTGAAGAGTGAAAATCAAGCAGTCACTCTAAAGAATACACTGAGAAAACTTGATTTTGTGTTGTACAATTTCTTGGTCATAAATAATGATTGTACAAATATTATTGTCTATGATGCAGAAATTATAATGATCCTGAAGAAAGACTATatgaggatattaaaaaattggcAAAGATATTTGGAAGATGtcatttgtcatatatataaTCGAGgaacaaagaattttattaaagctGTTCGTTGGTATAAAGATATTCcaattaattttgtagaacattcattaaaattgtttcataaaaataaaacatataaaactttaattgttCTTGGGTATCTTTTAGAAGGaccattatttgaaaaagtagttGATCCTCTGCTACCAGAGAAACCAATTATAGATACTGATAAAGATGACAGTAGAGAAGAGTATGAAATAGTGTGTGATAGTTTGAAAGGAAGCAAGAAATGCAATCCTcctgtttcatttaatatttttaagaacctTTGTTCTGGTGATTACTTCCCAGAAGTAGTAAAGGTTATGGATTCTGTCGCAAGAAAAtcttctgtaaataaagtaataaattttgcaGAATATTTAATGGAACAGCGTGTCTCAGTAAAAAAGCATGGATTTCGACTAGTTTGTTTACTGATACCATTAGatcaaaaatgttcttttcttttgCACTCCTGGAATTCTGAGAGACATAGATCAATACGAAGAACTTTGTtaccaataataaaacaaatttttattgaaactcCTAATGAACAAACATGGAATCTGATGCAGGCTTGTTTTCAGGATGAGACTGTGGATGAAGAAGATGCTctcaataatttaacaattttgatgGGTGTTTGTGATGAATATGTTGTTCCTTATATAAAACAAGCAATCACTAAATTTGAACATCTTGAAGATCCACCCAGTTATCCAAAGTCAAAAGAGTTAATAAAGAGGATTTTATCTAACATAGATAGcacatttgatgaaattttaccaGAAGAGTTTCAGCTGGATTTGTTGAAAAAACACTTCTTTGAAGCAGGTTTAGCCTCAGGTATTACTGAACTGAAATCAGactttatttttcatgtgtatttaaaaaacaagagTCTAGCACACAGATTATCCTTCTTCACTGAATATCTTGTTCATTTTGTCAAATCTAATTTCAACAAGACTGATCCTAAAAATTTAATGTCTTATCCTGCAAGGAAACTaatgcataatttaattatagattatacAATCCAAGTAGCTAAAGGTTACAACTATccacaattaacaaaaattttaaaggaaagtttTGATCAAGTCATGCAGCCTGTTGATGATCCAATGGGTTTCTTATCTCTAATCTGGATTGAAAGATTTGAAGAAGCAGAAAATTTGACTCATTTTGGAAAAATTGTTGGAGAGACTCTCGATTCATTAATTGCAATATTTGATGAAGAATTAACTCTAATGATTGCAGTTTCCCTTTATGATACACTGTGTTTACTATTAAGCTATAACAGGAAGAAGGAAGATGTTTGTGTACAATTTTTAGAAGGAATTATGGAAGTTAAAACTGTTCACTCATATTTAATTGCAACAGAATTATtcttcaaaaacaaatattttatttcttacagtAAACAATgtgcaatttttgaaaaattaagtgaTTTCAGTAGTCCAGTGGTGAAAACTGCCATTAATAGATATGgactataa